The following coding sequences are from one Enterococcus sp. 4G2_DIV0659 window:
- a CDS encoding thioredoxin family protein: protein MKKKTLYTIILSLSIFSCLFFGTKAHSLQEEMIIKEEKLVEEKGNYPEIYNIINSLTVGTFKEKVVNQEDFIVYVGRPTCGDCNNFELDLIQLIQKYDMQDKLAYLNVAQLKKDKVAWKVFKSTYDIQYTPTLAKFEKGQLVNKVEWTPEKGISIQKVDSWIVNHI, encoded by the coding sequence ATGAAGAAAAAAACTTTATATACGATAATATTATCCTTATCAATTTTTAGTTGCTTATTTTTCGGAACAAAAGCTCATTCTTTACAAGAAGAAATGATTATTAAAGAAGAAAAATTAGTGGAAGAAAAAGGAAATTATCCAGAAATCTATAACATTATTAATTCTTTAACAGTAGGCACCTTTAAAGAAAAAGTGGTGAATCAAGAAGATTTTATAGTCTATGTCGGTCGTCCAACCTGTGGTGACTGTAATAATTTTGAACTTGATTTAATACAATTAATTCAGAAGTACGACATGCAAGATAAGTTAGCTTATTTAAATGTTGCGCAGTTAAAAAAAGATAAAGTAGCGTGGAAAGTATTTAAATCGACCTACGACATTCAGTATACGCCTACTTTAGCTAAGTTTGAAAAAGGACAATTGGTTAACAAAGTGGAGTGGACTCCAGAAAAAGGAATTTCTATTCAAAAAGTAGATAGTTGGATAGTTAATCATATATAG
- a CDS encoding ATP-binding cassette domain-containing protein encodes MYAHYMQKSSSDCGIASLRTILEQLQIKLKTTSELYKNYSIKKDQGLSLGEVGEILTQYGVLSSAYEVENFEELKSVKQFPMLLVVENDGCAHYIVVHEIKGQTFTVSDPAEPKLKTYDEEYIRSIFLGYALCIDDVGMEIEEQEKKDKVESIGKILYKEMMVELSMKTKLSMIVLLLLKYILPILSTFIIQLFMQSMTKTALMSDIIGPIIIILWLIVFFYMVNVKEGKQRVRIENKLQEKILMKYYNQKINDLDSGKNLDNVTGYFWNLIYSVTGLLQKFYFKLNVAYVIFLSLLLFLLSPYLAGALVLWTGIYALYLNNNKKKIKNNEMNLVGKSSAFVSGIESTLKTSLDINLFSKKKQSEQFIKEKLTGFLEAKVGTTVNELNLFTVYQSFITLMSVTTFLIVSLTVIYGQEEQLINTSNGIFVISIILSSLAPVVQNWLSYQKSHVAIDYIQSTNDYQKNLEFEEKKALDIENIQSITIEGLTFGYEENHTILHNFHVTLEAGCIYGIKGENGAGKSTLIKLLSGILEPQKGSFIINQKQKEHSLKQTTINEHISMYSQEFNVYGNTVGRNIRYKVFNEKLENSEKNTYQDLFQLKLPNNYLLQSDGVNISQGQKQKILLMRALYQEKSVYIFDEPTGNLDEGSKKLLMKEIQRLAKEKNKLVILISHEEDVLSYSDEIITINKGEEN; translated from the coding sequence ATGTATGCTCACTATATGCAAAAATCGAGTTCTGATTGCGGTATAGCATCACTAAGAACAATTTTAGAACAATTGCAGATTAAGCTGAAAACAACAAGTGAGTTGTATAAAAATTACAGTATAAAAAAAGATCAAGGCTTATCTTTAGGGGAAGTAGGAGAAATTTTAACGCAATATGGGGTACTATCAAGTGCATATGAAGTTGAAAACTTTGAAGAATTAAAAAGCGTCAAGCAGTTTCCGATGCTTTTAGTAGTTGAAAATGATGGTTGTGCTCATTACATTGTTGTGCATGAAATTAAAGGGCAGACATTTACTGTTTCAGATCCTGCAGAACCGAAGTTAAAGACCTATGATGAAGAATATATACGTTCTATTTTCTTAGGGTATGCCTTATGTATTGACGATGTTGGAATGGAAATAGAAGAACAGGAGAAAAAGGATAAGGTAGAAAGTATCGGGAAAATTCTTTATAAAGAAATGATGGTAGAACTATCTATGAAAACAAAATTATCAATGATAGTACTACTATTATTGAAATATATCTTACCGATTTTATCAACCTTTATTATTCAATTATTCATGCAGTCAATGACGAAAACAGCGCTTATGTCAGATATTATCGGGCCAATTATCATTATTTTATGGCTGATTGTTTTCTTTTACATGGTCAATGTAAAAGAAGGGAAGCAGCGTGTGAGAATTGAAAATAAACTACAAGAAAAAATTTTAATGAAATACTATAATCAAAAGATCAACGATTTGGATTCAGGAAAAAATTTGGATAATGTGACAGGTTACTTTTGGAATCTTATTTACTCTGTAACAGGATTACTGCAAAAATTTTATTTTAAATTGAATGTAGCCTATGTCATATTCCTTTCTCTACTCTTATTTCTACTCTCGCCGTATCTGGCAGGAGCGTTGGTTTTATGGACAGGAATTTATGCTCTGTATCTCAATAATAACAAGAAAAAAATCAAAAATAATGAGATGAATCTGGTAGGGAAATCCTCAGCATTTGTTTCAGGAATTGAAAGCACGCTTAAAACATCGTTAGACATTAATCTATTTTCAAAGAAAAAACAATCAGAGCAGTTTATTAAAGAAAAACTCACAGGATTTTTGGAAGCAAAGGTTGGAACCACAGTAAACGAATTAAACTTATTTACAGTTTACCAATCTTTTATTACCTTAATGAGTGTAACAACATTTTTGATTGTTAGTTTAACAGTAATCTATGGTCAAGAGGAGCAATTAATTAATACATCAAATGGCATATTTGTTATTTCGATTATTTTAAGTAGTTTAGCGCCAGTTGTTCAAAATTGGTTATCTTATCAAAAAAGTCATGTCGCTATTGACTATATTCAAAGTACAAATGACTATCAAAAAAATCTGGAATTTGAAGAGAAAAAAGCACTGGATATAGAAAACATACAATCAATTACTATAGAAGGGTTGACCTTTGGCTATGAAGAAAATCACACTATTTTACACAACTTTCATGTGACCTTAGAGGCAGGATGCATTTATGGTATAAAAGGAGAAAATGGAGCTGGTAAGTCTACATTAATTAAGTTGTTATCAGGGATATTAGAACCTCAAAAAGGCTCGTTTATTATTAATCAGAAACAGAAAGAACACTCTTTAAAACAGACCACGATTAATGAACATATTAGTATGTATTCACAAGAGTTTAATGTCTATGGAAATACGGTAGGAAGAAATATTCGTTATAAAGTGTTTAATGAAAAGTTGGAAAATTCTGAAAAAAATACCTATCAAGATCTGTTTCAATTGAAATTGCCGAATAATTATCTGTTGCAAAGCGATGGCGTAAATATTTCTCAAGGACAAAAACAGAAAATTTTATTGATGCGTGCGCTCTATCAAGAAAAAAGTGTCTATATTTTTGATGAACCTACTGGGAATCTAGACGAAGGATCAAAGAAACTATTAATGAAAGAGATTCAGAGATTAGCTAAAGAAAAAAATAAATTAGTGATTCTAATTAGTCATGAAGAAGATGTATTAAGTTACTCTGATGAAATTATTACAATCAATAAGGGTGAGGAAAATTAA
- the gshAB gene encoding bifunctional glutamate--cysteine ligase GshA/glutathione synthetase GshB, whose protein sequence is MKFKELLQQKNVRPYVLAARFGLEKESQRVTFDGQLATTDHPEVLGNRSYHPYIQTDFSESQMELITPVANSIHEMMRYLAAIHDVTLRSMNKHEMLWPLSMPPRLPQKDEEIKIAKLDQFEGVLYRRYLAKEYGKRKQMISGIHFNFEYDNELVQQLFSLQTEYTTIEEFKNILYMKVARNYLRYRWLITYLFGASPVSEPGYFTEREERPKEPVRSIRNSSFGYKNNENVKVSYESLQHYIEDIHRMVENGILSEEKEFYSAVRLRGGKQMADLPKTGVRYIELRNLDLNPFAPFGVDEDSLGFVHLFMLYLLWADELEAPNDWVATGEFLNEQVALGHPFAQVKLMAEGDRIFAEMNEMIETLALFGAKKSLDIHHAQLRTPDLTVAGKMWTIIESNSNQDLGIVFGKEYHDMAFERPYQLAGFRNMELSTQLFLFDAIQKGVEVEILDEQEQFLKLKHKNHVEYVKNANMTSKDSYIVPLIMENKTVTKKVLAEAGFTVPTGDEFDKLEYAEQAYVKYAEKAFVIKPKTTNYGLGITIFKEGASLADYTEALALAFKEDSAVLVEEFMPGTEYRFFVLDDQVRAIMLRVPANVVGDGVRSVEALVAEKNLNPLRGTNHRSPLEIIQLGDVERLMLKEQNLLVTSVPEKDQIVYLRENSNVSTGGDSIDVTDTFDESYKQIAIEAVRALGAKICGIDLIVPDKSVQGTKNSRTYGIIEANFNPAMHMHAYPHSGKGRHLTMDVLRMLYPEVFESK, encoded by the coding sequence ATGAAATTTAAAGAGTTATTACAGCAAAAAAATGTACGACCATATGTATTGGCTGCACGTTTTGGATTAGAAAAAGAAAGTCAACGCGTGACCTTTGATGGTCAATTAGCAACAACAGATCATCCAGAAGTATTAGGGAATCGCTCATATCATCCATATATTCAAACAGATTTCAGTGAATCACAGATGGAATTGATTACACCCGTAGCTAATTCTATCCATGAAATGATGCGCTATCTTGCCGCAATTCATGATGTTACGCTACGTTCAATGAATAAACATGAAATGCTTTGGCCATTAAGTATGCCACCTCGGCTACCCCAAAAAGATGAAGAGATCAAAATTGCAAAACTTGATCAATTTGAAGGGGTATTATATCGTCGATACTTAGCGAAAGAATATGGCAAACGTAAGCAAATGATTAGTGGGATTCACTTTAACTTTGAATACGACAATGAATTGGTTCAACAACTATTTTCACTACAAACAGAATATACGACTATTGAAGAATTTAAAAATATCCTTTACATGAAAGTGGCACGTAACTATTTACGTTATCGATGGTTGATCACTTATCTATTCGGTGCTTCGCCAGTCAGTGAACCTGGTTATTTTACCGAACGAGAAGAGCGTCCCAAAGAACCTGTAAGAAGTATTCGCAATAGTTCATTTGGCTATAAGAATAACGAAAATGTCAAAGTATCTTATGAATCCTTACAGCATTATATAGAAGATATTCATCGAATGGTAGAAAACGGCATCTTATCTGAAGAAAAAGAATTCTATTCAGCAGTTCGACTACGTGGTGGTAAACAAATGGCTGATCTACCTAAAACTGGTGTACGTTATATAGAATTACGTAATTTGGATTTAAATCCTTTTGCTCCATTTGGTGTAGATGAAGACTCATTAGGGTTTGTTCATTTGTTTATGCTGTATTTATTATGGGCAGATGAATTAGAAGCACCTAACGATTGGGTAGCCACAGGGGAATTTTTGAATGAACAAGTCGCTTTAGGGCATCCATTTGCTCAAGTTAAACTAATGGCAGAAGGTGACCGTATTTTTGCAGAGATGAACGAAATGATTGAAACTCTAGCTTTGTTTGGCGCGAAAAAATCATTAGATATTCATCATGCACAACTCAGAACACCAGATTTAACCGTTGCAGGGAAAATGTGGACGATTATTGAAAGCAACTCTAATCAAGACTTAGGGATTGTTTTTGGAAAAGAATATCATGACATGGCTTTTGAACGACCGTATCAATTAGCTGGTTTCCGCAACATGGAACTATCGACACAGTTATTCTTATTTGATGCTATTCAAAAAGGTGTGGAAGTCGAGATATTGGATGAACAGGAGCAATTTTTAAAACTAAAACACAAAAATCATGTTGAATACGTTAAGAATGCCAATATGACAAGTAAAGATAGTTATATCGTCCCTTTGATTATGGAAAATAAAACTGTTACCAAAAAAGTACTAGCAGAAGCTGGATTTACAGTGCCGACTGGCGATGAGTTTGATAAGCTAGAGTATGCGGAACAAGCCTATGTGAAGTACGCAGAGAAAGCATTTGTAATTAAACCAAAGACAACGAATTATGGTTTAGGCATTACGATTTTTAAAGAGGGCGCATCACTGGCGGATTATACAGAAGCATTGGCTTTAGCATTTAAAGAAGATTCGGCTGTTTTAGTCGAAGAGTTTATGCCTGGTACGGAATATCGTTTCTTTGTCTTGGATGATCAGGTTCGTGCGATTATGTTAAGAGTTCCAGCGAATGTCGTTGGTGATGGGGTTCGTTCGGTTGAAGCGTTAGTAGCAGAGAAAAATCTTAACCCCTTGCGAGGAACGAATCATCGTTCGCCACTAGAAATCATTCAATTGGGTGATGTAGAACGGTTGATGTTGAAAGAACAAAATCTTCTAGTTACCTCTGTGCCAGAAAAAGACCAGATTGTGTATTTACGTGAAAATTCAAATGTCAGCACTGGTGGAGACTCAATCGATGTTACAGATACTTTTGATGAAAGTTATAAACAGATTGCTATCGAAGCGGTTCGAGCATTGGGTGCAAAAATTTGCGGAATTGATTTGATCGTACCAGATAAATCCGTTCAAGGAACGAAAAATAGTCGGACGTATGGAATTATAGAAGCTAACTTCAATCCGGCAATGCATATGCATGCTTATCCGCATTCTGGTAAAGGGCGTCATTTGACGATGGATGTTTTGAGAATGTTATATCCGGAAGTGTTTGAGAGTAAATAG
- a CDS encoding YueI family protein codes for MAQDDLQKHLDNAMYGTPKLKPEEQKKYMGTFRERCYLTMTIAQMKNSECKTHFLNELSLHPDGSIRLNGAMDIALQSSYIKLLNDKQMPFTVVNDFVTNTPDALGLVFAAKEAVNEEVIDIEQKYPKEQTETKAMNQQKKSFWHKLFH; via the coding sequence ATGGCACAAGATGACTTACAAAAACATTTGGATAATGCGATGTATGGCACCCCAAAACTTAAACCCGAAGAACAAAAAAAATATATGGGCACGTTTCGAGAACGCTGTTACTTAACTATGACTATTGCACAAATGAAAAATAGCGAATGCAAAACACATTTTTTAAACGAATTATCCCTTCATCCAGATGGATCTATTCGTTTAAATGGCGCTATGGATATCGCATTGCAATCCAGTTATATTAAATTACTCAATGACAAACAAATGCCCTTCACTGTGGTAAATGATTTTGTTACCAACACACCAGATGCCTTAGGTTTAGTCTTCGCTGCCAAAGAAGCAGTGAATGAAGAAGTAATTGATATTGAACAAAAATACCCAAAAGAACAAACTGAAACAAAAGCAATGAATCAACAAAAAAAAAGCTTCTGGCACAAATTATTCCATTAA
- a CDS encoding YitT family protein, with protein MNFTKKQIQDTLYVTIGSFILAISINSILLPNKIVAGGANGISVVLNYLFGLNPALVLYAINLPLLGLCFLLLGKEVGIKTIYGSLIYPFFVGITTHLPVLTHNIFLATIFGGILTGIGLGLEFRGNASTGGTAIISQIVNKYFKISLGVSILFVDGLVILSALFVFNADTVLFSLICLYLIGRVVDMVQVGFVRSKNVMIISAKYAEIKEKILVDMDKGLTMIPIEGGYQKTPSMLMMTVISEKDFAKIKENVLAIDEEAFIVSMNASEVFGKGFSLKKIAEDYGIESNNL; from the coding sequence ATGAATTTCACGAAAAAACAAATCCAAGATACATTATATGTAACGATTGGTTCTTTTATTTTAGCTATATCGATCAATTCGATCTTATTACCAAACAAAATTGTAGCAGGAGGCGCCAATGGGATCAGCGTAGTGCTTAACTATTTGTTTGGGCTTAATCCTGCCTTAGTGTTATATGCAATCAACTTACCTTTATTAGGTCTTTGCTTTTTACTTTTAGGAAAAGAAGTTGGGATCAAAACCATTTACGGTAGTTTGATTTATCCATTTTTTGTAGGAATCACGACTCATTTACCTGTATTGACTCACAATATTTTTCTGGCAACGATTTTCGGTGGTATCTTAACAGGAATTGGGTTGGGTCTTGAATTCAGAGGAAATGCTTCGACTGGTGGAACGGCTATCATTTCGCAAATTGTGAATAAGTATTTTAAAATTTCACTTGGGGTATCGATTTTATTTGTAGATGGTTTAGTCATTTTATCTGCTCTATTTGTTTTCAACGCTGATACCGTTCTGTTTTCTCTGATTTGTTTATACCTTATTGGACGTGTGGTGGATATGGTTCAAGTCGGCTTTGTTCGTTCTAAAAATGTGATGATCATTTCAGCGAAGTATGCTGAAATTAAAGAAAAAATCTTAGTCGATATGGATAAAGGATTGACTATGATTCCAATCGAGGGCGGCTATCAAAAAACACCAAGTATGCTAATGATGACGGTTATTAGTGAAAAGGATTTTGCAAAGATTAAAGAAAATGTCTTGGCAATAGATGAAGAGGCCTTTATTGTTTCGATGAATGCTAGTGAGGTTTTCGGTAAAGGATTTAGTTTGAAGAAAATTGCGGAAGATTATGGGATTGAATCGAATAATTTGTGA
- a CDS encoding ABC transporter permease yields the protein MKKIGLFVLLLLLIVLSVFVGVKDIALTQLFQWDSQQQLVLLTTRLPRTISLVIAGSTISISGLIMQHLTQNKFVSPSTAGTMDSARLGILVVMVLFPSAPLLFRSFVAFLFAFGGTLVFIYLTRFLPAKNQVMIPLIGVMFGNIIGSVATFFAYQFQLVQNMSSWLQGNFSTVMKGNYELLYLTIPLLIITYLFAYRFTVVGMGEDMATNLGLNYQRIQLFGLGIVALSSAVVLIMVGNIPFLGVIVPNLVSMRYGDHMKNTLGITAVGGSIFLLACDVLARVVIAPYEVPVSVVVGVLGSFIFIALLMRRKPA from the coding sequence ATGAAAAAAATAGGCCTATTTGTTCTCTTACTCCTTTTGATTGTATTATCGGTGTTTGTTGGGGTAAAAGATATTGCTCTAACACAATTATTTCAATGGGATTCACAGCAACAATTAGTATTATTAACAACGAGGCTTCCTCGAACGATTAGTTTAGTGATTGCTGGAAGTACGATTAGTATCTCTGGTTTGATCATGCAACATTTAACACAAAATAAATTCGTATCACCAAGTACAGCAGGTACAATGGACAGTGCACGTTTAGGGATTTTAGTCGTCATGGTTCTTTTTCCTAGTGCGCCGTTGTTGTTTCGATCATTTGTGGCTTTTTTGTTTGCTTTCGGTGGAACCTTGGTTTTTATTTATTTAACTCGGTTTTTGCCTGCAAAAAATCAAGTCATGATTCCGTTGATTGGTGTGATGTTTGGAAATATCATTGGGTCGGTGGCAACGTTTTTTGCGTATCAATTCCAATTAGTTCAGAATATGTCTTCTTGGCTGCAGGGGAATTTTTCCACCGTGATGAAAGGCAATTATGAACTGCTTTATCTAACCATTCCATTGTTGATTATTACGTATCTTTTTGCCTATCGTTTTACCGTTGTCGGGATGGGAGAAGATATGGCGACGAATTTAGGGTTGAATTATCAGCGTATCCAACTATTTGGCTTAGGGATTGTTGCTTTATCCAGCGCGGTGGTTTTGATTATGGTAGGAAATATTCCTTTTCTTGGAGTCATCGTGCCGAATCTAGTATCAATGCGTTATGGCGATCATATGAAAAATACACTAGGGATTACGGCTGTCGGCGGTAGTATCTTTTTACTAGCGTGTGATGTGTTAGCACGTGTTGTGATTGCACCGTATGAAGTGCCTGTAAGTGTCGTTGTTGGTGTGCTAGGCAGCTTTATCTTTATCGCATTATTGATGAGGAGGAAACCAGCATGA
- a CDS encoding thioredoxin family protein — translation MKKIVMVSLVIVALSISFVFFAQNASSDYTTNKIEANQIKPLLEKKTTSFILIGNRSCGECERFKPILEEAIQETKTVVHYLDTENSKNHAFLKEHNITATPTLLVIENGEMKRVEGRQEPQEIKDILLRKTEL, via the coding sequence ATGAAGAAAATTGTAATGGTCAGTTTAGTCATTGTCGCATTAAGTATCAGCTTTGTATTTTTTGCTCAAAATGCTTCAAGTGATTACACTACTAACAAAATTGAAGCCAACCAAATAAAACCGTTATTAGAGAAAAAGACAACATCATTTATTTTAATTGGAAATCGTTCTTGTGGTGAATGTGAGCGTTTCAAACCTATTTTAGAAGAAGCGATACAGGAGACAAAAACAGTTGTACATTATCTTGATACAGAAAATAGCAAAAATCATGCTTTTTTAAAAGAGCATAATATTACAGCTACACCAACATTACTAGTTATTGAGAATGGAGAAATGAAAAGAGTAGAAGGAAGACAAGAGCCTCAGGAAATAAAAGATATTCTTTTAAGAAAAACAGAGTTGTAA
- a CDS encoding ATP-binding cassette domain-containing protein: protein MEMIEKNNHLVKTNNLVKKYKEYHAVDEVSMTINKGDIYGFIGKNGAGKTTFIRLVTQLIDKSSGQLTFNSTDKIKMSAVIEGPACYPYLSARDNLKYYAIQKNIKDKQRIDEVLEFVGLDKVDKKKLFKDYSLGMKQRLGIGLAILDKPQFLILDEPINGLDPQGIVEIREIIHRLNKEQETTILISSHILTELSLVASRYGIINEGKLIKELTKEELENECGQFMVLESSDDSKAFEILSKRTYKVKKETTKLIVHEEKNKMGEIAKLLFEKGIYLKNYYYKEENLEEYYLNLVGGGKNHD from the coding sequence ATGGAAATGATAGAAAAAAATAATCACTTAGTGAAAACAAACAATCTAGTAAAAAAATACAAAGAATATCATGCGGTGGATGAAGTCTCAATGACGATTAACAAAGGCGACATCTATGGGTTTATCGGTAAAAATGGGGCAGGGAAAACGACATTTATTCGATTAGTTACACAACTAATAGACAAAAGCTCAGGCCAATTAACGTTTAATTCGACAGATAAAATTAAAATGAGTGCAGTAATTGAAGGACCTGCTTGTTATCCGTATTTATCTGCTAGAGATAACTTGAAATATTATGCTATTCAAAAAAATATCAAAGATAAACAACGGATTGATGAAGTTTTAGAATTCGTAGGCTTAGATAAAGTAGATAAAAAGAAATTATTTAAGGATTATTCATTAGGGATGAAACAACGCTTAGGAATCGGTTTGGCCATTTTAGATAAGCCACAATTTCTAATTTTAGATGAGCCGATCAATGGACTTGATCCTCAAGGAATTGTTGAAATTCGGGAAATCATTCATCGGCTAAACAAAGAGCAGGAGACAACTATTCTGATTTCTAGTCATATTTTAACAGAATTATCTTTGGTAGCATCAAGGTACGGCATTATCAATGAAGGAAAATTAATCAAAGAATTAACAAAAGAAGAACTAGAAAATGAATGTGGTCAGTTTATGGTATTAGAAAGTTCGGATGATTCAAAAGCTTTTGAAATTTTATCAAAACGCACGTATAAAGTAAAAAAAGAAACAACTAAACTCATTGTCCATGAAGAAAAAAATAAAATGGGAGAAATAGCAAAATTATTATTTGAAAAGGGAATCTATCTAAAAAATTATTACTACAAAGAAGAAAATTTAGAAGAATATTACTTGAATTTAGTGGGTGGAGGGAAAAATCATGATTAA
- a CDS encoding iron chelate uptake ABC transporter family permease subunit — translation MKKFFQSSAVKILLLLIAVIVVCGLYLSYKTYGNWAFALELRGKKLLAFVFVGIAATFSTISFQTMTQNHFLTPNILGLDSLYVFIQTLLFFFLGGQQLLGNETIATFLLNVLLMVAASITLSRFLLKKGSNDLFLLLMIGIILGTFFNSISTFLQVVMDPNEYDLLQGKLFASFGNVNSQHLLVAGVLITLLTGFLWLKSHALDVLHLGNDQATSLGINVPRFQFVLLTVISGLIGLSTALVGPVTFLGFIVANMSYQLMGTYRHRELFLGGSLLSILLLVFGQFLVEQVFQLNTTLSIVIEFGGGLYFVGKIISERKQRG, via the coding sequence ATGAAAAAATTCTTCCAGTCATCAGCGGTGAAAATTCTGTTACTATTGATTGCGGTGATTGTTGTTTGCGGATTATATCTGTCTTACAAAACCTATGGAAACTGGGCATTTGCTTTAGAGCTTAGAGGAAAAAAACTGTTGGCATTTGTTTTTGTCGGCATTGCAGCAACCTTCTCAACAATCAGTTTTCAGACAATGACTCAGAATCATTTTTTGACACCAAATATTTTAGGGTTGGATTCACTATATGTATTTATCCAAACGTTGTTGTTTTTCTTCTTAGGCGGGCAACAGCTTTTAGGGAATGAAACGATTGCGACGTTTCTTTTAAATGTCTTGTTAATGGTTGCAGCGAGTATTACGTTATCACGATTTTTACTAAAAAAAGGCAGCAATGATTTGTTTTTATTGCTGATGATTGGAATTATTTTAGGCACGTTCTTTAATAGTATCAGTACCTTTTTACAAGTGGTAATGGATCCAAATGAGTATGATTTGCTACAAGGAAAGTTATTTGCCAGCTTTGGCAATGTCAATAGTCAGCACTTATTAGTAGCAGGAGTATTGATCACTCTTTTAACAGGTTTTTTATGGCTGAAAAGTCATGCATTGGATGTCTTGCATTTAGGAAACGATCAGGCAACCAGTTTAGGAATTAATGTTCCGAGGTTTCAATTTGTTTTGTTGACGGTCATTAGTGGCTTGATTGGTTTGTCTACTGCATTAGTAGGCCCTGTAACGTTTCTTGGTTTTATTGTGGCGAATATGAGTTATCAACTAATGGGCACGTATCGCCATCGTGAGCTTTTTTTAGGTGGTAGTCTACTATCCATCTTATTGTTGGTTTTTGGACAATTTCTTGTAGAACAAGTTTTTCAGTTGAATACGACGTTAAGTATTGTGATTGAATTTGGCGGAGGATTATACTTTGTTGGAAAAATTATTAGCGAAAGGAAGCAACGCGGATGA
- a CDS encoding ABC transporter ATP-binding protein — protein MIEIKNVSKRYGEKMVVSEVQLPITEQKLTAFIGPNGAGKSTLLSMMSRLIPKDTGEIYLDHNEVKTWKQSELSKKLSILKQTNGINLKITVRELVNFGRFPYSKGRLKKEDHEKVEEAMKNLGLLDLADELIDTLSGGQLQRVYIAMVLAQDTDYILLDEPLNNLDMNFAVQMMQTLRRLVDEFGKTVVIVLHDINFAASYADEIVAMKDGRLFTHGRTDDIIQSEVLNKLYDMNIRICEIEGKRFCMYFN, from the coding sequence ATGATCGAAATCAAAAATGTATCGAAAAGATATGGTGAAAAAATGGTTGTTTCAGAAGTTCAATTGCCGATAACAGAGCAAAAATTGACTGCTTTTATCGGTCCGAATGGAGCAGGAAAAAGCACGTTGCTTTCAATGATGAGTCGTTTGATTCCAAAAGATACAGGTGAGATTTACTTAGATCATAATGAAGTAAAAACGTGGAAGCAAAGTGAGCTATCTAAAAAGCTATCGATTTTAAAGCAAACCAATGGAATCAATTTAAAAATCACTGTTAGAGAGTTAGTGAATTTTGGTCGTTTTCCTTATAGTAAAGGACGATTGAAAAAAGAAGACCATGAAAAAGTCGAAGAAGCAATGAAGAATCTTGGTTTGTTGGATTTGGCAGATGAGTTGATTGATACATTGTCAGGTGGACAGTTACAACGTGTTTATATTGCGATGGTTTTAGCGCAGGATACAGATTATATTTTGCTGGACGAGCCATTGAATAACCTAGATATGAATTTTGCGGTTCAGATGATGCAGACGTTACGACGTTTGGTAGATGAGTTTGGTAAAACAGTGGTCATCGTGTTACATGATATCAATTTTGCTGCAAGCTATGCAGATGAAATCGTAGCAATGAAAGATGGACGATTATTCACACATGGACGCACAGATGACATCATTCAATCTGAAGTGTTGAACAAGCTTTATGATATGAACATCCGGATATGTGAGATTGAAGGAAAACGATTCTGTATGTATTTTAATTAG
- a CDS encoding cysteine hydrolase family protein — translation MTKKALLVIDLQNGVNSGKTGLFRLNDVLDGVNKRITFYRENHLPIIFIQHEDEELIPNSFAWQLFDELDSRKEDFYISKTHANSFFNTKLKEVLDEHEITELEFCGAQTEYCVDTTIRMAHGLGYCNFMKKGLSTTLTNDLLDAKTIITHHEHLWNERFLRFI, via the coding sequence ATGACAAAAAAAGCATTGCTTGTAATCGATCTACAAAATGGAGTAAATAGCGGAAAAACGGGTCTCTTCCGTTTAAATGATGTCTTAGATGGTGTCAATAAACGAATCACCTTTTATCGAGAAAACCATTTACCGATTATTTTTATTCAACATGAAGATGAAGAATTGATCCCAAATAGCTTTGCGTGGCAACTATTTGATGAACTAGATAGTAGAAAAGAAGATTTTTATATTAGCAAAACCCATGCTAATTCCTTTTTCAATACCAAGTTAAAAGAAGTGTTAGATGAACACGAGATTACCGAGCTTGAATTTTGTGGTGCTCAAACTGAATATTGCGTTGATACGACGATCCGTATGGCTCATGGCTTGGGTTATTGTAACTTTATGAAAAAAGGGTTGAGTACCACGCTCACTAATGATTTACTAGATGCCAAAACTATTATTACTCACCATGAACATTTATGGAATGAACGTTTTTTACGTTTTATTTGA